The following proteins are encoded in a genomic region of Variovorax paradoxus:
- a CDS encoding LemA family protein, which yields MMMKRWLLILAAVLSLSGCGYNQFQSLDETSKSAWSEVLNQYQRRADLVPNIVATVKGEASFEQDTLTKVIEARAKATSIQVTPETLNNPEAFNKFQQAQGELSSALSRLMVVSERYPELKANQAFRDLRVTLEGTENRITVARNRYIQTVQEYNVLARSFPTNITAKIFSYDPKPNFSVQNEAQISTPPTVDFNAPKK from the coding sequence ATGATGATGAAACGCTGGCTCTTGATTCTTGCTGCGGTCCTGTCGCTGAGCGGCTGCGGCTACAACCAGTTCCAGTCGCTCGACGAGACGAGCAAATCGGCCTGGAGCGAGGTGCTCAACCAGTACCAGCGGCGCGCCGACCTCGTGCCCAACATCGTGGCCACCGTGAAGGGCGAAGCCAGCTTCGAGCAGGACACGCTCACCAAGGTGATCGAGGCGCGGGCCAAGGCCACGTCGATCCAGGTGACGCCCGAGACGCTGAACAACCCCGAGGCCTTCAACAAGTTCCAGCAGGCGCAGGGCGAGCTCTCGTCGGCGCTGTCGCGGCTCATGGTGGTGTCGGAGCGCTACCCGGAGCTGAAGGCCAACCAGGCCTTCCGCGACCTGCGCGTGACGCTGGAAGGCACCGAGAACCGCATCACCGTGGCGCGCAACCGCTACATCCAGACCGTGCAGGAGTACAACGTGCTGGCGCGCAGCTTCCCGACCAACATCACGGCCAAGATCTTCAGCTACGACCCGAAGCCGAACTTCTCGGTGCAGAACGAAGCTCAGATCTCGACGCCGCCGACGGTCGACTTCAACGCTCCCAAGAAGTAA
- the pdeM gene encoding ligase-associated DNA damage response endonuclease PdeM — protein MTSPHLSASALPVQWAGELLHLLPERAIWWPAGGVLFIADLHIGKAATYRALGQPVPGGTTQQNLARVDVLIAAHAPQRIVFLGDFLHAAQARTPQVLAALADWRAAHEAVGMTLVRGNHDSRAGDPPVALGIDVVDEPYLLGPFACCHHPQTHATHFVLAGHLHPVCRLYGPGRDSVRLPCFVSDGQQAVLPAFGEFTGGWLMERAAGRRFYALGGETVWALPASD, from the coding sequence GTGACTTCTCCGCATCTTTCCGCATCGGCCCTGCCGGTCCAATGGGCCGGCGAGTTGCTGCATTTGCTGCCCGAACGCGCCATCTGGTGGCCGGCGGGCGGTGTGCTGTTCATTGCCGATCTGCATATCGGCAAAGCCGCGACCTACCGCGCGCTGGGGCAGCCGGTGCCGGGCGGCACCACGCAGCAGAACCTGGCGCGGGTCGATGTGCTGATTGCGGCACATGCACCGCAACGCATCGTGTTTCTTGGTGACTTCCTGCATGCGGCGCAGGCGCGCACGCCGCAGGTGCTGGCCGCGCTCGCCGACTGGCGCGCCGCGCACGAAGCCGTCGGCATGACGCTGGTGCGCGGCAATCACGACAGCCGCGCGGGTGACCCACCTGTGGCTCTCGGCATTGATGTGGTCGACGAGCCGTACCTGCTCGGCCCTTTCGCCTGCTGCCACCATCCGCAGACGCATGCCACGCATTTCGTGCTCGCCGGGCACCTGCATCCGGTGTGCAGGCTCTATGGACCGGGACGCGACAGTGTGCGGCTGCCGTGTTTCGTGAGCGATGGCCAGCAGGCCGTGCTGCCGGCCTTCGGCGAGTTCACTGGCGGTTGGTTGATGGAGCGGGCGGCGGGGAGGCGTTTCTACGCGTTAGGCGGCGAGACCGTGTGGGCGTTGCCGGCATCGGATTGA
- a CDS encoding ABC transporter permease, producing MSGSIVLNWLASTPDFAVPYALAALGLIISERAGVLSLGAEGLMLVGALAGIGAQIALGQPAVSLVLAMLAASAVSLLFAVMVIWLRVNQVIAGLALVFFCQGLTSLVGSLAEWTNHATDGIGSMALWPLSLLPGAGRLFEQNAMVWLTLPIFLAVAWFLSRTSAGLRLRAVGENPQAADAAGIRVTLWRLGAVLAGSALVGLAGAYISVVSTKLWIAGMTGGRGWIAVGLVIFARWSPWKALVGALLFGCIEALIPQLAAAGVQLPQYFVMMTPYAVTLGVMIWVALARRGGDDEPGALGQPYVREERR from the coding sequence ATGAGCGGAAGCATCGTTCTCAACTGGCTCGCAAGCACGCCCGACTTTGCGGTGCCCTATGCGCTTGCGGCGCTGGGCCTGATCATCAGCGAGCGCGCGGGCGTACTCTCGCTGGGCGCCGAAGGGCTGATGCTCGTGGGCGCGCTCGCGGGCATCGGCGCGCAGATCGCGCTGGGACAGCCGGCCGTGTCGCTGGTGCTTGCGATGCTCGCGGCCAGCGCGGTGTCGCTGCTGTTCGCGGTGATGGTGATCTGGCTGCGCGTGAACCAGGTGATTGCGGGGCTCGCGCTGGTGTTCTTCTGCCAGGGCCTCACGTCGCTGGTCGGCTCGCTGGCCGAATGGACCAACCATGCCACCGACGGCATCGGCTCGATGGCGCTCTGGCCGCTGTCGCTCTTGCCGGGCGCCGGCCGCCTGTTCGAGCAGAACGCGATGGTGTGGCTCACCTTGCCCATCTTCCTTGCGGTGGCCTGGTTTCTCTCGCGCACCTCGGCCGGGCTGCGGCTGCGCGCGGTGGGCGAGAACCCGCAGGCGGCCGATGCCGCCGGCATCCGCGTCACCTTGTGGCGGCTGGGCGCGGTGCTCGCGGGTTCGGCGCTGGTGGGCTTGGCCGGCGCGTACATCTCTGTGGTCAGCACCAAGCTCTGGATCGCGGGCATGACCGGCGGGCGCGGCTGGATCGCCGTCGGGCTGGTGATCTTCGCGCGCTGGTCGCCATGGAAGGCGCTGGTGGGCGCGTTGCTGTTCGGCTGCATCGAGGCGCTCATTCCGCAACTGGCCGCGGCCGGCGTGCAGTTGCCGCAGTACTTCGTGATGATGACGCCCTATGCGGTCACGCTGGGCGTGATGATCTGGGTCGCGCTGGCCCGCCGCGGCGGAGACGACGAGCCGGGCGCGCTCGGCCAGCCCTATGTTCGGGAGGAGCGGCGATGA
- a CDS encoding TPM domain-containing protein gives MASATLFSRLGRIWRHQWMDEADVRRVLPDAAMERLAARVAASERRHSGEIRICVEAGLPLSYLRRNASARARAVTMFGKLRVWDTEHNNGVLIYLLLAEHAIEIVADRGIDAHVDDAEWAAMAQRMGAAFREGRFEDGLTQALEEMSALLVEHFPLAENEPDTNELPDAPVVL, from the coding sequence ATGGCATCGGCAACGCTTTTCTCCCGGCTCGGCCGCATCTGGCGCCACCAATGGATGGACGAGGCGGATGTGCGCCGCGTGCTGCCCGATGCCGCCATGGAACGCCTCGCCGCGCGGGTGGCCGCGAGCGAGCGGCGCCACAGCGGCGAGATCCGCATCTGCGTGGAGGCGGGCCTGCCCTTGTCCTATCTGCGACGGAATGCTTCGGCGCGCGCGCGTGCGGTCACGATGTTCGGCAAGCTGCGCGTGTGGGACACCGAGCACAACAACGGCGTGCTCATCTATCTGCTGTTGGCCGAGCATGCGATCGAGATCGTGGCCGACCGCGGCATCGATGCGCATGTCGACGATGCCGAGTGGGCCGCGATGGCGCAGCGCATGGGCGCGGCGTTCCGCGAAGGCCGCTTCGAGGACGGGCTCACGCAGGCGCTGGAAGAAATGTCGGCCTTGCTGGTCGAGCACTTTCCGCTGGCGGAGAACGAACCCGACACGAACGAGCTGCCCGACGCACCGGTCGTTCTCTGA
- a CDS encoding cysteine hydrolase family protein, translating to MKAWVYGEARELGAAQFADYLDPATTAVVSIDMHRGHLDDSPDCPCPAPRARDVVAPIDSFHDDARALGVRIVHIKSVLRPDGVDDIRGIPSAWRRTFPLHVGAIPNADAHAVEGSRWTEWVTRVEPGDMRVENKRRLSAFYPTDLDFLLRNQRIETVVLNGGFTDCCVLNTAFDANNHNYRVIVLRDLVRGTDAHLESAALSMVSLHLGLVLDSAELLRQWRGTAEA from the coding sequence ATGAAGGCCTGGGTCTACGGCGAAGCGCGCGAACTCGGCGCCGCGCAGTTTGCGGACTACCTCGATCCCGCCACCACGGCGGTGGTGTCCATCGACATGCACCGCGGACATCTCGACGACAGCCCCGACTGCCCTTGCCCCGCGCCGCGTGCGCGCGACGTGGTGGCGCCCATCGACAGTTTTCACGACGACGCCCGCGCGCTGGGCGTGCGCATCGTGCACATCAAGTCGGTGCTGCGGCCCGATGGCGTAGATGACATCCGCGGCATTCCGTCCGCGTGGCGGCGTACCTTTCCGCTGCACGTAGGCGCCATACCGAATGCCGACGCGCATGCCGTCGAAGGCTCGCGCTGGACCGAGTGGGTCACGCGCGTCGAGCCCGGCGACATGCGCGTGGAGAACAAGCGCCGGCTGTCGGCCTTCTACCCGACCGACCTCGACTTTCTGCTGCGCAACCAGCGCATCGAAACGGTGGTGCTCAACGGCGGCTTCACCGATTGCTGTGTGCTCAACACCGCGTTCGACGCCAACAACCACAACTACCGCGTGATCGTTCTGCGCGACCTGGTGCGCGGCACCGATGCGCATCTGGAGAGCGCCGCGCTCAGCATGGTGTCGCTGCACCTGGGGCTGGTGCTCGACTCGGCCGAACTGCTGCGTCAGTGGCGCGGCACGGCCGAAGCTTAG
- a CDS encoding TPM domain-containing protein, with translation MALALIRRALVALLLAATAWAGLAATAMAQGLLPVPALTARVIDETGTLDAAQRADLEAKLAAFEQRKGSQMVVLMVPTTQPEDIASYANRVGNTWKIGRKDVGDGILVIVAKNDRKMRIEVAKTLEGAVPDLAAIRIIDEEMKPRFRNNDFAGGLNAAVARLIGLVDGEALPAPSSGSDEGSSGIDWENLAIFLFIGVFVGAPIVRSIVGKKLGSVVMGGGIGVIAFFITTSIVIAVLAGLAALMVSLFSAVAASAPGRRGGGGGGGGFGGWGGGGGGWSSGGGSSGGGGFSSGGGGDFGGGGASGDW, from the coding sequence ATGGCCCTTGCCCTGATCCGCCGTGCGCTGGTTGCCCTCCTGCTGGCAGCGACCGCATGGGCCGGTCTTGCGGCAACGGCGATGGCGCAGGGCCTGCTGCCGGTTCCCGCGCTCACGGCGCGGGTGATCGACGAAACCGGTACGCTGGACGCCGCGCAACGCGCCGACCTCGAAGCCAAGCTGGCCGCTTTCGAGCAGCGCAAGGGCTCGCAGATGGTGGTGCTGATGGTGCCCACCACCCAGCCCGAAGACATTGCAAGCTACGCCAACCGCGTCGGCAATACCTGGAAGATCGGGCGCAAGGACGTCGGTGACGGCATCCTGGTGATCGTGGCCAAGAACGACCGCAAGATGCGCATCGAAGTGGCCAAGACGCTCGAAGGCGCGGTGCCCGACCTGGCGGCCATCCGCATCATCGACGAAGAGATGAAGCCGCGCTTTCGCAACAACGACTTTGCGGGCGGGCTGAACGCGGCCGTGGCCCGGCTCATCGGGCTGGTCGACGGCGAGGCGCTGCCCGCGCCCTCCAGCGGCAGCGACGAAGGCTCCAGTGGCATCGACTGGGAAAACCTTGCGATCTTCCTGTTCATCGGCGTCTTCGTCGGAGCGCCCATCGTGCGATCGATCGTCGGCAAGAAGCTCGGCTCGGTCGTGATGGGCGGCGGCATCGGTGTGATTGCATTCTTCATCACCACCAGCATCGTCATCGCGGTGCTGGCGGGGCTCGCGGCACTGATGGTGTCGCTGTTCTCGGCCGTGGCTGCGTCGGCTCCGGGGCGCCGGGGCGGTGGTGGCGGAGGCGGCGGTTTCGGAGGCTGGGGTGGCGGTGGCGGTGGCTGGAGCAGCGGCGGCGGGAGCAGCGGAGGTGGAGGCTTCAGCTCCGGCGGCGGCGGCGATTTCGGGGGCGGCGGCGCCTCGGGAGATTGGTAG
- a CDS encoding ligase-associated DNA damage response DEXH box helicase — MTEPADPEFLPPLPGEGRGGGKRRIKDQPPLEGREPPSQPSPGRGRSKAAVKAALDAWFAARGWKPFKFQRDMWKAIAEGKSGLLHATTGAGKTYAVWLGALQAFSTAAPPPSRTGKTTPPPLTVLWITPMRALAADTLRALQQALDALETQGAGVHRWSAGARSGDTTSAERSAQNERLPTVLVTTPESLSLLLARADASEVLGRVKMVVVDEWHELLGNKRGVQVQLALARLRRWNAGLAVWGMSATLGNLQEAMRALLGHAGQEEGVLVQGAVPKKLVVDSLLPGRAERFPWGGHLGLTMLPQVLEEIAASSTTLVFTNTRSQAEIWYQAMLEARPEWAGVIALHHGSLDRAVREWVELGLKSGELKAVVCTSSLDLGVDFLPVERVLQIGSPKGVARLLQRAGRSGHAPGRPSRITLVPTHSIEMVEGAAARAAIAAGHIEARHTPVQPLDVLVQHLVTVALGGGFVPDDLYAEVRGTAAYAQLSRESWEWCLSFVSQGGPSLAAYPDYRRAVPDAQGVWRVLDARLARRHRMNIGTIVSDASMAVQYMGGAKIGSVEEGFVARMKPGDCFLFGGRLLELVRIHDMTAWVRRATGKRAAVPRWNGGRMPLSTTLADAVVQQLALAGEGRYESPELQCVRPLLEIQQQWSALPTPQTLLAETLTTREGSHLFLYPFAGRHVHMGLASLLAWRVAQHDARTFSIAVNDYGFELLSALPVDWSALLPQVLRLPQGDDAHAELLHEVLASLNAGELAQRRFREIARVSGLIFQGYPGEKRSSRQLQASSSLFWEVFRKYDPANKLLLQAEQELLAQELEIGRLRASLGRMATQQLVLKPLERPTPFAFPLMVELFREKLSNENVADRIARMVEQLEKAAGGVVTAGGVERVKGTLAFGQEGPGKPPAPQRQRRPPSRRSRPLPPL; from the coding sequence ATGACCGAACCGGCGGACCCCGAATTTCTCCCTCCCCTCCCGGGGGAGGGCCGGGGTGGGGGCAAGCGGCGCATCAAGGATCAGCCGCCTCTCGAAGGCCGCGAGCCCCCATCCCAGCCTTCCCCCGGAAGGGGAAGGAGCAAGGCCGCCGTCAAGGCGGCGCTCGACGCGTGGTTCGCCGCACGCGGCTGGAAGCCTTTCAAATTCCAGCGCGACATGTGGAAGGCCATTGCCGAAGGAAAGTCCGGCCTGCTGCATGCGACCACCGGCGCGGGCAAGACCTACGCGGTGTGGCTTGGCGCGCTGCAGGCGTTCTCTACTGCGGCACCGCCGCCTTCACGCACCGGAAAGACCACGCCGCCGCCGCTCACGGTGCTGTGGATCACGCCCATGCGCGCGTTGGCCGCCGACACCTTGCGCGCCCTGCAGCAGGCACTCGATGCGCTGGAAACTCAGGGCGCCGGCGTGCACCGCTGGAGCGCCGGCGCGCGCAGCGGCGACACCACATCGGCCGAACGCAGCGCACAGAACGAGCGGCTGCCCACCGTGCTCGTCACCACGCCCGAGAGCCTGTCGCTGCTGCTCGCGCGCGCCGATGCGAGCGAGGTGCTGGGCCGCGTCAAGATGGTCGTGGTCGATGAATGGCACGAACTGCTCGGCAACAAGCGCGGCGTGCAGGTGCAGCTGGCGCTCGCGCGGCTCAGGCGCTGGAATGCGGGGCTCGCAGTGTGGGGCATGTCGGCCACGCTGGGGAACCTGCAGGAGGCCATGCGTGCATTGCTCGGACATGCCGGCCAGGAAGAAGGCGTGCTGGTGCAGGGCGCGGTGCCCAAGAAACTGGTCGTCGATTCGTTGCTGCCCGGCCGCGCCGAGCGCTTTCCGTGGGGCGGCCACCTGGGCCTCACGATGCTGCCGCAGGTGCTCGAGGAGATCGCCGCCAGCAGCACCACGCTGGTATTCACCAACACGCGCTCGCAGGCCGAGATCTGGTACCAGGCGATGCTCGAGGCGCGGCCCGAATGGGCGGGCGTCATCGCGCTGCATCACGGCTCGCTCGACCGCGCGGTGCGCGAATGGGTCGAGCTCGGCTTGAAGAGCGGGGAGCTCAAGGCGGTGGTCTGCACATCCAGCCTCGATCTTGGCGTTGACTTCCTGCCGGTCGAGCGCGTGCTGCAGATCGGCTCGCCCAAGGGCGTGGCGCGGCTGCTGCAGCGCGCGGGTCGCTCGGGCCATGCGCCGGGCCGGCCGTCGCGCATCACGCTCGTGCCCACGCACAGCATCGAGATGGTCGAGGGCGCTGCCGCGCGCGCGGCCATCGCGGCCGGCCACATCGAGGCGCGCCACACGCCGGTGCAGCCGCTCGATGTGCTGGTGCAGCATCTCGTCACGGTAGCGCTCGGCGGCGGCTTCGTGCCCGACGACCTGTATGCGGAAGTGCGCGGCACTGCTGCTTATGCGCAGCTGTCGCGGGAGAGCTGGGAATGGTGCCTGTCCTTCGTGTCACAGGGCGGCCCTTCGCTGGCCGCGTACCCGGACTACCGCCGCGCGGTGCCCGATGCACAAGGCGTCTGGCGCGTGCTGGACGCGCGGCTCGCGCGGCGACACCGCATGAACATCGGCACCATCGTGAGCGACGCCAGCATGGCGGTGCAGTACATGGGCGGCGCAAAGATCGGCAGCGTGGAAGAAGGCTTCGTCGCGCGCATGAAGCCCGGCGACTGCTTTCTGTTCGGCGGCCGGCTGCTTGAGCTCGTGCGCATCCACGACATGACGGCCTGGGTGCGGCGCGCCACCGGCAAGCGCGCCGCGGTGCCGCGCTGGAACGGTGGGCGCATGCCGCTGTCGACCACGCTGGCCGATGCCGTGGTGCAGCAGCTTGCGCTCGCTGGGGAGGGGCGCTATGAATCACCCGAACTGCAGTGCGTGCGGCCGCTGCTCGAAATCCAGCAGCAATGGTCGGCCCTGCCTACGCCGCAGACCCTGCTGGCCGAAACGCTCACCACGCGCGAAGGCTCGCACCTGTTTCTCTATCCCTTCGCGGGGCGGCATGTGCACATGGGGCTTGCCAGCCTCTTGGCTTGGCGCGTGGCGCAGCACGATGCGCGCACCTTCTCCATTGCCGTGAACGACTACGGTTTCGAACTGCTGAGTGCCCTGCCGGTCGATTGGTCAGCGCTGCTGCCGCAGGTGCTGCGCCTGCCGCAAGGCGACGATGCGCATGCCGAGCTGCTGCACGAGGTGCTGGCTTCGCTCAATGCGGGCGAACTCGCGCAGCGCCGCTTTCGGGAAATTGCGCGCGTCTCGGGCCTGATCTTCCAGGGCTACCCCGGCGAGAAGCGCAGCAGCAGGCAGCTTCAGGCTTCGTCGTCGCTGTTCTGGGAGGTGTTCCGCAAGTACGACCCGGCCAACAAGCTGCTGCTGCAGGCCGAGCAGGAGCTGCTCGCGCAGGAGCTCGAGATCGGCCGCCTGCGCGCCAGCCTCGGGCGCATGGCGACCCAGCAGCTGGTGCTGAAGCCGCTCGAGCGGCCGACGCCGTTCGCATTTCCGCTCATGGTCGAACTGTTCCGCGAGAAGTTGTCGAACGAGAACGTGGCCGATCGCATCGCGCGCATGGTCGAGCAGCTTGAAAAAGCGGCGGGCGGCGTGGTCACGGCCGGAGGCGTCGAGCGCGTGAAGGGCACGCTGGCGTTCGGGCAGGAAGGGCCGGGCAAGCCGCCCGCGCCACAGCGTCAGCGCAGGCCGCCGTCGCGGCGCTCCAGACCCTTGCCGCCGCTGTGA
- the trxC gene encoding thioredoxin TrxC, with the protein MTETPSLHIVCPHCHTTNRVRAAQLGSAPDCGSCHRPLFAGHSTALPDEKTFDRHIARNEIPVLVDFWAPWCGPCRQMAPGYEQAAAQLEPRVRLAKVDTEVVSTLGARFNIRSIPTLALFRGGREVARQAGAMGAADIVRWVKANGAG; encoded by the coding sequence ATGACCGAAACGCCTTCGCTGCACATCGTCTGTCCGCACTGCCACACGACCAACCGCGTGCGCGCGGCACAGCTGGGCAGTGCGCCCGACTGCGGCAGTTGCCATCGCCCGCTCTTCGCCGGCCATTCGACCGCGCTGCCGGACGAAAAAACCTTCGACCGCCACATCGCACGCAACGAAATTCCGGTGCTGGTGGACTTCTGGGCGCCCTGGTGCGGCCCGTGCCGCCAGATGGCTCCCGGCTACGAACAGGCCGCGGCCCAGCTCGAACCGCGGGTGCGGCTGGCAAAAGTCGACACCGAGGTAGTGTCGACGCTGGGCGCGCGCTTCAACATCCGCAGCATTCCGACACTGGCGCTGTTTCGCGGCGGCCGCGAGGTGGCGCGGCAAGCGGGTGCCATGGGCGCGGCGGACATCGTGCGCTGGGTCAAGGCGAACGGCGCGGGTTGA